Part of the Paenibacillus sp. FSL R7-0273 genome is shown below.
TGAATTTGTCCGCTGTCAAAGGACATTTCACCTGCGATAATCTGCAAAAAGGTGGACTTGCCTGCTCCGTTAACGCCTACAAGACCAACGCGCTCCTTTTCGTTCACCTGCAGGCTGATGCCGTCCAGCACGCTTTGAACACCATATGATTTCGAAATTCCTGTCGCTTGAAGAAGCATACTGATTGAACCCTCCGCCCTTGCATATTCGCCCTGGCGTTATAGCCCGGCTGTAAAATTTACTTATACTACAGTTTACATGAAAAGCTTCTTCCGCGCGAGAGGGAGGGATTCTCCGATTCGTATAACAGGGGAAATGATACAACCTTGGCGAACCGGGGAGAAGAGTGGTAAACTGGGTTTACAAACAATGATAAGCCAGGTAAATACGCAAGGGGAGGCGGCTGCACATGACAGTCCGGAGTGACCGGACCGCTGAGTGGAAGCGGGAGCTGCGTGCAGCGGCTGCTGCTGCACGCGGCAAGCTCCCGGCAGACCGGAGGGAGCAGCAGTCTTCTCTGGTCTGCCGGCATGCGGCGGAATGGATGGCAGGTTATGGCGTGAATACGCTGCTTGCTTATGTTCCGTTCCGCTCGGAGCTGGATACACGCCCGCTGATCGGCAGTGCCTGGGCAGCGGGCTGCACAGTGCTGCTGCCCCGTGTGATACAAGCCACAGGAATGATGAGCCTGCATCCGGTACACTCATGGAAAGAGCTTGTGCCGGGGGCATACGGTATTCTGGAGCCTGCAGCTGACCCTGCAGATATGCAGGTCCGGCTGCACCGGCCGGAGCTTATTTTTGCGCCAGGACTGGCATTTGACCGGCGCGGCGGAAGATTGGGCTACGGAGGCGGATACTACGACCGGTTGCGGGCCAGCCTGAATGCAGGGGCTCCTGCACGAGGAAGAGATACGCTGTGGATTGGCCTGTCCTTCAGCCAGCAGGTGGTGGAGGAAGTGCCTATGGAAGATCATGATGCCTGCATGGACCTGTTAATTACCGAAGACGGCGTCATGGATTTCCGGGAGGAGAGACGGCATGGAATTTAGTCATTTTAACGAGCAGGGCCGCGCGCGCATGGTGGATGTCAGCGACAAGGAGATCACCAAGCGGTCGGCGACTGCAAAGAGCAAGGTAGCAATGGATCCCGGGACACTTGAGGCGATCAAGGCAGGAAGAATCAGCAAAGGGGATGTACTGGCAGTTGCACAGGTGGCCGGAATTATGGCTGCGAAGCAGACGTCCGGCTGGATACCGATGTGCCATCCGCTGCCGCTGACCGGTATAGATATTGCCTTCTCGGATAACAGCAAAGATGAACTTTATATAGAAGCAACCGTGAAGACGACCGGAAAGACCGGAGTGGAGATGGAGGCGCTGACGGCGGTTTCGGCGGCTGCGCTGACTGTCTATGACATGTGCAAGGCGCTGCAGAAGGATATGATTATCGGACCGACGATGCTCGTAGCCAAGAGCGGCGGAAAGAACGGGGATTACGCGCTGGATGCTTAGACAGCCGGGGGCTGCAAGGGAGAGGCGCGGAGAGCCGCAGACTGCGGCCGTCCATACATAGAACAGAGAGGGAGGAACGACCTATGGCGTGGAAAACAGCAATCCTGACAGCAAGTGATAAGGGATCCCGGGGCGAGCGGGAGGATACGAGCGCCCAGGTTATCCGTGAGCTGGTGGAAGAGGAGCTAGGCGGTGAAATTATCGAGGTCCGGATTGTGCCGGACGAACAGGATGAGATTATTGCGGCACTGATTGAGCTTACTGATTACTTCAAAGCCGATCTAGTGCTGACTACAGGCGGAACGGAGCTGGCTATCCGAGATGTTACCCCGGAAGCGACCCGGCGGGTGATTGAGCGCGAGGTGCCGGGCATGTCTGAGGCGATGAGAAGCACTGTGATGCAAAAGAACCGTGCGGTCATGCTTTTCCGCGGCATTTGCGGAATCCGCGGCCGGACGCTCATTGTCAATCTGCCGGGCACGCCGAAGGGTGTGCATGAGAATCTGGCAGCGATTATGGATCAGCTGCCGGAAGCGCTGCTCATGGTAACCGGACAGTACCGTCAATAGTCTCAGCGGGCCTCTGCCATGTCACATTCTGCTGCATTAAAGCCATTGGATGTGTGATATAAGTTATGGTATTATTAAGCTACTTCTAAAGTTACCATGACCGGACAAAAGGCGAGGAGGAATAACGAATGCTGAGTAGTATTGGTGCTCCCGGAATTATTCTACTGGTGATCCTGGCGTTGCTGCTTTTTGGTCCGAATAAGCTCCCTGAGCTAGGCCGGGCGGTCGGACGTACCTTCCGTGAATTCAAGGACGGGGCGCGTGAAATTATCAATGAGCCGGAACCGGCAAAGCGCAGTGAAGCTGCTGCTGCGCCGGCCCCGCAGACATTGGCTGCAGATCTTCCGCAGGACCGGAAGCTGCCGGAATAACCGTTTTAATTACGCGGGGGCGTTTCTCTCAGTCTGCTTAAGACCGGGCGGCGCTCCTTTATTTTTTGTCGAAGAGTATTATACATATGTTATCCGGGTGGTGCCTATCATGTCACTGAAAGCGGAAGAAATGTCAATGGTTGATCATCTGGCCGAACTGCGCAGACGCATCATTTATGTGCTGATTGTGTTCACAGCCGGCCTGATCGGCGGATTGTTTGTGGCAAAGCCGGTTTATGAATACCTGATTGCTGCCGACCACGCCCGGGGCTTTGTGCTGCATGCCTTCTCCTTCTGGGACGGTATAGGCATGTACATGAAGATCGCCATGGCGGTATCCCTGGCAGTATCCCTGCCGTTTATCGTATTCCAGCTGTGGGCGTTCATCAGCCCCGGCCTGCACCCGGAGGAGCGGGGCGCTGCGCTGCGGTACGTTCCGTATGTGTCGGTGCTGTTTATTCTGGGTCTGTTATTTGCCTATTATATTGTCTTTCCTATGGCCCTGTCGTTTACCATCTCCGTTACCCGGAGCATGGGGCTGGAGGAGACTTATGGCATTGCTGATTATTTCAGCTTTATGTTCAGCCTGTGCCTTCCGCTGGCGCTGCTGTTTGAGCTGCCGCTGCTGGTCATGTTCCTGACCAAGCTGCGGGTTCTGAATCCGCTGCGGCTACGCCGGATGCGGCGGTATGCTTATTTCGCCCTGGTATTTATCGCGGTTGTGATTACACCGCCGGATTTCATCTCTGATTTGCTGGTTACGGTACCGCTGCTTGTGCTGTACGAGTTCAGCGTGTTCCTCTCGGCCTTTGTCTACCGCAGGCAGCTGGCGGAGGAGGCGGCGCGGGAGGCCAGGTATGTAAAGCGGGAGCAGCTGTAAGGGGTCAGGTTTTAATGCCGGGAGGCATATTTTGCCTTCCGGTGGATAGAATGTATGTGAGTGTGTGCCGGACAAACCTGGAGAACCATTTTTTTCCGAAGGAAGCAGCTGATTTTACGCAAAAGGACTTGAAATCCGCCTTCAAGTTGAGTATCATAAAAATTGTTGTTAGCACTAAAGATGGTTGAGTGCTAATACTGCCGGGTAATAGGGAATCAGCTGGCTGAAGCTGTGCCGCTGCCTGACCCGACAGCCGGGTAACCTTACCGGTTCTCCGGTATCAATCTATGTTTTCAAGTTAAACCACATAATTTCAAAGGAGGCTATTTTTCATGATCAAGCCATTAGGTGAACGCGTATTGGTAGAAGCAAGCGAGCAACAGGAAACCACTTCTTTCGGTATCGTGCTTCCGGACTCCTCCAAGGAGAAGCCGCAGGAAGGCACAATCATCGCAGTCGGCAGCGGAGCTCTTAAAGACGGAGTGCGTGTACCGCTGGAAGTTAAAGAAGGCGACCGCGTGATCTTCTCGAAATATGCCGGAACCGAAATCAAATACGAAGGCAAAGAATATCTGATTATGAAAGAAAGCGACATTCACGCGATTCTGGACTAAGCAGACCGTTTATAAGAATAGCGCTAAATATACTTAAGTTTCATAAGCTTTACACACCAACACTTATAACAAATTTCTAGGAGGTTAACACTAATGGCAAAAGAAATTAAATTCAGTGAAGACGCCCGCCGCTCGATGCTCCGCGGGGTTGATGCTCTGGCTAACGCAGTAAAAGTTACACTGGGTCCTAAAGGCCGCAACGTAGTTCTTGAGAAGAAATTCGGCAGCCCGCTGATCACTAACGACGGTGTAACCATTGCCAAAGAAATCGAACTGGAAGATGCTTTTGAGAACATGGGCGCACAGCTCGTTAAAGAAGTAGCTACCAAGACTAACGATGTAGCCGGTGACGGTACTACAACTGCAACGGTTCTGGCTCAGGCTATGATCCGCGAAGGTCTGAAGAACGTAACTGCAGGCGCTAACCCGATGGTTATCCGCAAAGGGATCGACAAGGCGGTTAAAGCTGCTGTTGCTGAGCTGCAGAACATCGCTAAGCCAATCGAAGATTCCCAGGCTATCGCTCAGGTAGCAGCTATTTCTGCTGCTGACGATGAAGTGGGCCAGCTGATCGCTGAAGCTATGGAAAAAGTGGGCAAGGACGGCGTTATCACCGTTGAAGAATCCCGCGGCTTCCTGACTGAGCTTGAAGTGGTAGAAGGTATGCAGTTCGACCGCGGCTACATTTCCCCGTACATGATTACTGATACGGACAAAATGGAAGCTGTTCTGGACAACCCGTACATCCTGATCACTGACAAGAAGATCAGCAGCACACAGGAAATCCTGCCGTTGCTTGAGAAGATCGTACAGCAGGCCCGTCCGCTCGTGATTATCGCTGAGGATATCGAAGGCGAAGCACAGGCTATGCTGATCGTGAACAAGCTGCGCGGAACCTTTAACGCTGTTGCTGTTAAGGCTCCTGGCTTCGGCGACCGCCGTGAAGCTATGCTGCAGGACATCGCTGCCCTGACAGGCGGCCAAGTGATCACTGAGAAGCTCGGTCTTGACCTGAAGAGCACTTCCATTGATCAGCTGGGTAACGCACGCCAAGTGCGCGTAACCAAAGAGAACACTACAATCGTTGACGGCAGCGGCGACAAAGCGGACATCAATGCACGCGTTAGCCAAATCCGTTCCCAGCTGGAAGAAACCACTTCCGAGTTCGACAAAGAAAAACTTCAGGAGCGTCTGGCTAAGCTGGCTGGCGGCGTAGCCGTTGTCAAAGTAGGCGCTGCAACAGAAACAGAATTGAAAGAGCGCAAGCTGCGCATCGAAGATGCCCTGAACGCAACCCGCGCTGCGGTTGAAGAAGGTATCGTATCCGGTGGTGGTACAGCTCTCGTGAACGTATATAACGCAGTAGCAGCAGTTAATGTAACCGGCGACGAAAAAACCGGCGTTAACATCGTTCTGCGCGCTCTGGAAGAGCCGATCCGCACAATCGCTGCGAATGCCGGCGAAGAAGGTTCCGTAATCGTGGACCGTCTGAAGAAGGAAGAAGTAGGCATCGGCTACAACGCTGCAACCGGCGAATGGGTGAACATGTTCGAAGCCGGAATCGTTGACCCTGCGAAGGTAACACGCTCCGCGCTGCAGAACGCTGCATCCGTAGCTGCAATGTTCCTGACTACCGAAGCTGTTATCGCTGACAAGCCTGAGCCTGAAAAAGGCGGCGGCATGCCGGATATGGGCGGTATGGGTGGCATGGGCGGCATGATGTGATTTGAGGGCTGATCCCTTGCGTAGCAAGGGTTTCTCCTCGTGGCAATACTAATTGCCTGTGTTTTTACCATATTGTGTAAAATGAAGACACCTTAGAGTGATGAAAATTACTCTAGGGTGTCTTTTGTATATCTTGACTAAGGTGTGAAGAAGAATCACCTATATATGAATTAGCATTCTTTGATCATCAAGATTTTGCTTGTGAACATAATTTGAACTTGAAAATATCCAAAAAGGAAGTAGTGGCGGAAGAGCTCGAACAGATGTTTTTAAAAGTGGGGAAATAAATTAGGTATCCGTATTCCAAGTCAGAATGGAGCTGCAGGTGCAACCTTAAAGATTTCTTTAACTTTCACACAGGGGCTAATCCGCCATGTTAGAGTTGCTTGATAAGTAAATCAGCTACTTTATTTTCAAATGGAAAGGCCGGAATTTGATGAAGCATATCCGAAGCTTAATTATTTTTATGTTTTTTTTTGTTGCAATAACTCCATCAGCAGCGGCACAAAGCTCAAACTATGCGGAAGGGCTTAACCGATTGGAATTGTTCAGTGGAACGGGGAATGGATATGAGCTTTCGCGGGTGCCCACCAGAGCAGAATCCCTTGTTATGATGCTGCGTCTGTGGGGGAAGGAAGACGAGGTCCTGAAAAGCACCTACAAAAATCCGTTTAAGGATACGGGCTGGGAAAGCCGCTACGTGTCGTATTCCTATTCAAAGGGTGTAGTTAACGGAATTGATGAATTTAGCTTTGGCGGTAACCGGCCAACCACTTTAAACCAATATTGTTTAATGGTTTTAAGGGTTTTGGGATATTCAGAAACTAAGGGCGACTTTACCTATGAAACCGCGGTTTCTTTCGCCTCTATAGTTTTAGGAATAGACTTTACACAAGAACTCGAATTCAATCGGGGAACGCTCGCAAAAATAAGCAGTCATGCTTTAAACACAAGACCCAGAGATCAAATAGCAACACTAGGTGAAACCCTTAGTGCAACAGAAGTTTTCACAACGCAAGCTTTAAACGAGGCAAGGTCACTTTGGGAGCAGGATAAAAATGTTGCTTCATCGACAATTTTAATATATGCAGTTGGTTCTGACCTTGAATCACAGCAAGGCCAGCTAACAGATGACCTGGAAGAAATGTTCCGCGGCCAGCCAAACCAAAACACGAAAATCCTGATTCAAACAGGTGGAACGCTCAAATATCACAACAAATATATGGCTGATGGAGCATCAGAACGCTTTGAAGTCGGCAATGGACAGCTTAAAAAGCACGAGAGCCACATCCAAACAGCCGCATCAGACCCTAAAACACTAAGGGATTTTCTTGTTTGGGGCAAAACCGTTGCACCAAGTGATCGTTATATACTGGTTTTATGGGATCATGGGTATGGTACAATGGGCGGATTTGGTGCAGACGAGCTAAATGAACGAAAAACGATGAAGGTTTCGGAGCTTTCGAAGGCAATCGGTGCATCAGATATGTATTTTGACTTAATCGTCTTTGATGCATGTCTTATGGGCACAGTTGAAACGGCCTATGCCCTTAGAGACCATGGCAAATATCTCATCGCTTCTGAAGATTCAACTCCTGCGGCAGGGTTGTATTATACCACATGGATAGGTGCGATGGAGCGAAACCCGCAGATTAGCACTGAAAGAGTAGGGCGTTTAATCTTAGATTCCTTTACCCTTCATTCGGGGCTTGAAGCTAAGATGCAAACCACAATGTCTATGATGAAGCTTTCTCAGGCTGAATCCCTGGTTAAGGCAATAGAACATGCAGAATTTGATTCCCCACTAACAGATCTTGCAAACAACGCAGAGCTATTAGGCAAGAACGATGGGATATTTGATCAATATGATCTTATAGAGATAATGGGCAAATCATCAGAAATCACTGCTGCAGCCCAAGCACTTGCATTCGAAGTAAGAAATTCAGCAGGGTATAACAATCGGGGCGGCGTAGCTTTATATGTCCCTAACAGAAAAATGTCACACACACATGAAATGAAAGAAGAGCTAAAAGCTATAGGTCTTAGCTCTAAGTATATTGAAACTATTCTTAACGGAAAATAGCTGTAAAGGCTGATCGTTGCCTGAATGTGGTCTTACCATTATTGTGCTTCCGGCTTCGCATGAGTTTATTAAACTTATGCGGGCCTTTTTTGCGTGTCGTGGTAACAAGCTGGCTTCCTAGTCTACTTTATTTTTGAAACTTAAAGTTTTCTTTACAAAGCAGCAGGGCTTCTTTCGACGATGGTATTATAGAAAAAAATGTCGAAATTTGATCATCACGGTTCATAACTGCGAATGAACTTACTGCCAAAAGTGCCAGGATAATACTAGGAGGTATTTTATGAAGAAGATTTTAAGTTTGATGCTGGTATTTTCGCTTCTCGCATCAGTAGCGCCTGTTTATGCGAATACAGCAACAGAGTACACTTATGTGTTTGGTGTGAAAACAGGAGGAAACGGAAACGGCGGAACAGGTGATGATATTTATATGGGCGTAAGTACCTATGAACCTGGAGTAAACTCTGATCATGTAGCAAATTTTGGCGGCGCTGCCGCTTGGTCTGATACACAACATACATTTAAATTACAAAATATTCCACCTTGGAGAATGAATGAGCTCGTTTTTTGGCTTGTGGGCAGTGATGACTGGTACGGTGAATCTGTGGTTCTGTGGCTTCCTCAAATTGGGGGGAACATAAATCCAACACAGACGAAGACCATTCCAATAAACGCATGGACAAAAGACCAGGGCAGACTCTATCGTGACATTTCGGACGTAACCAAAAGAAAATTCACAGATCTTGGTTACGTTGATGAGCTTGGCGGAGAATTCTATCTGGATGCTAATTCGTCAGGCTCTGAAAGTGCAGGGTGGGACAAATATGTCAGAGATCAATATGGTCACTATGACATTATGCAATATGAGGATGCTCCTGTTTTCAGCTATAGCGTTTCGGATGACGCTGTGGGCAGAGATTGGTTAACATTCCAGGAACCAACAAAAACACAAACGTTTCAGATGGATATTGACCGCAAGAAGCTTCACGATGAAATGGTTGCAAAGGACAAAGCAGAGATTTCGCTAACCTACAGGGTGGCGCTGCTTGCCCAGTCTACCAATGCTGAAAGCCTCGGGGGGACTTTTGCCCACACCGTTTCAGGAAATCCCGAAGTTAAAACCTATTTAACAACAAAGATAGGGCAAGCGGATTACTACTATAAGGATGTAACGTATACGTTCTATCGTAGTATATATAACCTCGGCAACCCCGATATCAATCAAACGGTTACCTATACGCCGAGCCAGGACAACCGGTATCTAAATCGGAAATTGACAGATGTTAATATCACCGTTGAAGCGGTTTCCATTCATAAAAAAAGCATGACGCAAGAAATTAAAACGGAGCTCATAACAAATTTCCAGGCAACACCTGTGTTATATCTTGGAAACAGTACGGAAACACAGCTCGCTAGCCTTACCATGACAAAACTGCAAGGCAATGACGGACAACCAAACGGCAAACTTCAATTCACTGGAAAGGTACCGCTGGATGTCAGCGCAGTTGAAAGCGAGGGCATAAGGCTTCAGCTTAACAATGTGTCTACCTATCTATCGAAAAATGGGCGTGCTCAGGCCTACTATTTGGAAAATCCGACACCGGAATCTGCAGCATCACAAAGCTTTTATTTTTCTACTCACAAAGTGGACACACAAACGCCAACCGTCAGAGTTACCGATCAAGATGGAAATGACCTTACGGGGGGGAATTCCATTCAAAACAACATCAAAAAGATGCATGAATTCTACATGGTATCAAGCGAAACACTCTATCCGGAGGGGAATGCCGCCCACACCAGTGAGAATCAAAACCTCTTTAAATATGAGCTGTACAAGAAAACCGGTGATTCCTATGAACCGGCAATAACAAGAATAAAAAACTTTGACGGTACAGGCTCCAGAACAACTGTTACCGCACCCATTAACACGCAAGTGCTAAATGGAGTCAGTATAAAACTAAGTCCGATCGACCCGACAGAAGGCGAATTCAAGCTTCGGCTTTATGGATGGGATAAAGCTGACAATCCACTAGGCGGAGATGCCGGATATGCAGAAATTGAAAATATCAAAATCGATAGCCTGGCTCCGCGAGTGACCATTCACGAAACGGTACATCCGCAAAATGCACAGCTTCGTAAAAGAAATGACTATCGTTTTGAAATGAACGACCTGGAGCAAAGCAATAACGGCTGGTCAAGGACTTATTATACCTTTATAAACGGAACTGCGGCGCCAACCGACACTCCAATCGATGAAATTAAGCCTGTATCAAAAGAAATAGCTTCAACTCAAGGGGTGTGGGCATTTGTAGACTCGGAAGGTGATAGCACAACGGCTATGATATCCATTCCCAAAGGTGATAATTTTGACGGAACTCTCTATTATTTCACAGTGGACTCACTAGGAAACGATTCAAGAAACGAGCAGGCGTCAACAAGGTATTATAAAAGGCCTTTGCAGATTTTTAACGGGGATGTTGCCGACACACTGATTACAGAGGATTCCAGCCTGCCAAAGCCACGCTTTGATATCCGTTTCGACACAAGCGATGCAAACATTGAAACGAGTTATAGATGGATTTCTCATTCCAGCAATGATAATAGCTTTACACAAAACTTTAGAGTGTATGAATCGAGCCATGATGTTGGTGCAGCTGAACAACGTAGTCATAATGAAACAAATGTGGTGATGGACGGAAGATATATACTTGAATACCGTGTTAAAGATAAACTATCCGGAAACACGGCTGATTTTTCGCGAGAATACTATTTCGACCATAATGATCCGGAAATTAGCTATATTATCGAGAAGCAGCATGATTTTTTCAAATCTTCCCATCAGTTTAAAGTGAAAGTGACAGATGACAGCGGAATTGCGAGTGCATATTACTATCTATCTGAACCAGATACAGAAATTAGAATTGAAGGTACGCCAGAATATCCGCTGACACTGACACCAGACAGTGAAAACATTGCTGAGGTTAATCAAATCTTGACCCTAACAGGAATTCCTTCAGGTGCGTACAGTATTGTTGTTGTTGCACAAGACCCGCATGGCAGAGAAAGCAAAAGGGTTTCCCCCTACTTTGGCATAAGGTCAGGACCTGTGACAATGGATACATTAAATCATACTCAGCCAAAGACTTTGAACGGAATGGGGACAACAACAGATGGTACATATAGTGTCTATGCTGTTTTGAATGAGCCCCATGTAGCATGGACTTCTGACAGCACAACGAAATATCAAAACCCGGTATATTATGCAACAACGGACGGCATGTCAACAGATAACGGCGTTGTAGTGCCCGAATTTACAGCGAGCAACCATTCAGGCGGGAACTTTTCATTTACAATCGACACCCCTGTTCCGCTTCAAGAGGGCGTTAACACAATCTATTTTCAGTTCGGGCTTCTCAATGTTCCCGCTGACGTTAGACCGGAGTTTGTAACAGAGGCACAACCTGTCACCATTCTTTATGATAGCCAGGCACCAACCTTTGAATTGCCGGACTATAGCACCATTCAGCCAACAAACGCATCAGTGACAGCAACAATAGCAGCAAATGATGCCGGCACGGGAATCAGCAAGCTGACAGTTGCACCGGAGGATGCAGACAAAATCACGGTTTCTCCATATGCAGACGGTGCATTCACCGTTACAGTTAGCGAAAATATAACAACAAACCTGCTCCTGTCTGACGAGCTTGGAAATCAGGTTTTTGTTCCTATTTCCGTGTCTAACATTGACCGGACAGCTCCATCTGCACTTGAGTCAAGTGAAATCGTGACAAAAGGAGAAAGACAGGATGGTGTGATTACAGTAGAGGTTTCAGACAATAGTGACACAACCGTCTCATTCGCACTTATTAAAGATCCGG
Proteins encoded:
- a CDS encoding 5-formyltetrahydrofolate cyclo-ligase; its protein translation is MTVRSDRTAEWKRELRAAAAAARGKLPADRREQQSSLVCRHAAEWMAGYGVNTLLAYVPFRSELDTRPLIGSAWAAGCTVLLPRVIQATGMMSLHPVHSWKELVPGAYGILEPAADPADMQVRLHRPELIFAPGLAFDRRGGRLGYGGGYYDRLRASLNAGAPARGRDTLWIGLSFSQQVVEEVPMEDHDACMDLLITEDGVMDFREERRHGI
- the moaC gene encoding cyclic pyranopterin monophosphate synthase MoaC, with the translated sequence MEFSHFNEQGRARMVDVSDKEITKRSATAKSKVAMDPGTLEAIKAGRISKGDVLAVAQVAGIMAAKQTSGWIPMCHPLPLTGIDIAFSDNSKDELYIEATVKTTGKTGVEMEALTAVSAAALTVYDMCKALQKDMIIGPTMLVAKSGGKNGDYALDA
- a CDS encoding MogA/MoaB family molybdenum cofactor biosynthesis protein, with protein sequence MAWKTAILTASDKGSRGEREDTSAQVIRELVEEELGGEIIEVRIVPDEQDEIIAALIELTDYFKADLVLTTGGTELAIRDVTPEATRRVIEREVPGMSEAMRSTVMQKNRAVMLFRGICGIRGRTLIVNLPGTPKGVHENLAAIMDQLPEALLMVTGQYRQ
- the tatA gene encoding twin-arginine translocase TatA/TatE family subunit, with translation MSSIGAPGIILLVILALLLFGPNKLPELGRAVGRTFREFKDGAREIINEPEPAKRSEAAAAPAPQTLAADLPQDRKLPE
- the tatC gene encoding twin-arginine translocase subunit TatC codes for the protein MSLKAEEMSMVDHLAELRRRIIYVLIVFTAGLIGGLFVAKPVYEYLIAADHARGFVLHAFSFWDGIGMYMKIAMAVSLAVSLPFIVFQLWAFISPGLHPEERGAALRYVPYVSVLFILGLLFAYYIVFPMALSFTISVTRSMGLEETYGIADYFSFMFSLCLPLALLFELPLLVMFLTKLRVLNPLRLRRMRRYAYFALVFIAVVITPPDFISDLLVTVPLLVLYEFSVFLSAFVYRRQLAEEAAREARYVKREQL
- the groES gene encoding co-chaperone GroES, which produces MIKPLGERVLVEASEQQETTSFGIVLPDSSKEKPQEGTIIAVGSGALKDGVRVPLEVKEGDRVIFSKYAGTEIKYEGKEYLIMKESDIHAILD
- the groL gene encoding chaperonin GroEL (60 kDa chaperone family; promotes refolding of misfolded polypeptides especially under stressful conditions; forms two stacked rings of heptamers to form a barrel-shaped 14mer; ends can be capped by GroES; misfolded proteins enter the barrel where they are refolded when GroES binds), with amino-acid sequence MAKEIKFSEDARRSMLRGVDALANAVKVTLGPKGRNVVLEKKFGSPLITNDGVTIAKEIELEDAFENMGAQLVKEVATKTNDVAGDGTTTATVLAQAMIREGLKNVTAGANPMVIRKGIDKAVKAAVAELQNIAKPIEDSQAIAQVAAISAADDEVGQLIAEAMEKVGKDGVITVEESRGFLTELEVVEGMQFDRGYISPYMITDTDKMEAVLDNPYILITDKKISSTQEILPLLEKIVQQARPLVIIAEDIEGEAQAMLIVNKLRGTFNAVAVKAPGFGDRREAMLQDIAALTGGQVITEKLGLDLKSTSIDQLGNARQVRVTKENTTIVDGSGDKADINARVSQIRSQLEETTSEFDKEKLQERLAKLAGGVAVVKVGAATETELKERKLRIEDALNATRAAVEEGIVSGGGTALVNVYNAVAAVNVTGDEKTGVNIVLRALEEPIRTIAANAGEEGSVIVDRLKKEEVGIGYNAATGEWVNMFEAGIVDPAKVTRSALQNAASVAAMFLTTEAVIADKPEPEKGGGMPDMGGMGGMGGMM
- a CDS encoding clostripain-related cysteine peptidase: MKHIRSLIIFMFFFVAITPSAAAQSSNYAEGLNRLELFSGTGNGYELSRVPTRAESLVMMLRLWGKEDEVLKSTYKNPFKDTGWESRYVSYSYSKGVVNGIDEFSFGGNRPTTLNQYCLMVLRVLGYSETKGDFTYETAVSFASIVLGIDFTQELEFNRGTLAKISSHALNTRPRDQIATLGETLSATEVFTTQALNEARSLWEQDKNVASSTILIYAVGSDLESQQGQLTDDLEEMFRGQPNQNTKILIQTGGTLKYHNKYMADGASERFEVGNGQLKKHESHIQTAASDPKTLRDFLVWGKTVAPSDRYILVLWDHGYGTMGGFGADELNERKTMKVSELSKAIGASDMYFDLIVFDACLMGTVETAYALRDHGKYLIASEDSTPAAGLYYTTWIGAMERNPQISTERVGRLILDSFTLHSGLEAKMQTTMSMMKLSQAESLVKAIEHAEFDSPLTDLANNAELLGKNDGIFDQYDLIEIMGKSSEITAAAQALAFEVRNSAGYNNRGGVALYVPNRKMSHTHEMKEELKAIGLSSKYIETILNGK